The Eublepharis macularius isolate TG4126 chromosome 11, MPM_Emac_v1.0, whole genome shotgun sequence genome includes a region encoding these proteins:
- the LOC129337326 gene encoding uncharacterized protein LOC129337326 yields the protein MAAATKRYLRRRKRFRAQTRRRHAGRKRPMKSVKSSKRQKRSARIRAKMATRLRTGRMRMTRDAWGMLHSFVDGIYKKVSGEAERLRRKGGRPSIISSDVQSALRQVMPRKYTRRVAYSKSR from the coding sequence ATGGCTGCTGCTACTAAGAGATACCTTCGCAGGAGAAAGCGATTCAGGGCACAGACCCGGAGAAGGCATGCAGGGCGAAAGAGACCTATGAAGTCTGTGAAAAGCAGCAAAAGGCAGAAGCGCTCTGCTAGAATTCGTGCCAAGATGGCAACAAGACTGCGGACTGGCAGAATGCGAATGACCAGAGATGCTTGGGGCATGTTGCACTCCTTTGTAGATGGTATCTACAAAAAAGTGTCTGGGGAAGCTGAACGCCTCAGAAGAAAAGGTGGGCGCCCTTCCATCATCTCCTCAGATGTGCAAAGTGCCTTGAGACAAGTCATGCCAAGGAAATACACCAGGCGTGTTGCCTACAGCAAATCTCGTTAG